A region from the Natronoarchaeum mannanilyticum genome encodes:
- the trpC gene encoding indole-3-glycerol phosphate synthase, which translates to MDADEDVAPAVRSILDAARQRDSPAADRVSVNPRSLDDAVAAADADGRTPVIAEVKPTSPTTEGTRTDDPVELARAMVDGGAAALSVLTEPEHFGGSPEYLERVREAVDVPVLRKDFLLREAQLDAVAADVVLLIARFVGDDLADLLAAARDRGFQVLVEVHTREELERAVDAGANFVGVNNRDLAKLEVDLATFEDVAAHARDRTDATLIAESGVSTPDDVRRMRRAGADALLIGSAIMDYDTDERSSSSPRSASPREDDGADPAATVRENTERLTTAESQRGDNE; encoded by the coding sequence ATGGACGCTGATGAAGACGTAGCGCCAGCGGTAAGATCGATCCTCGACGCCGCGCGGCAGCGCGACTCGCCCGCCGCCGACCGGGTGTCGGTCAACCCGCGATCGCTCGACGACGCCGTCGCGGCGGCAGACGCCGACGGTCGGACGCCGGTGATCGCCGAGGTCAAACCCACCAGCCCGACGACGGAGGGCACCCGAACCGACGATCCCGTCGAACTTGCCCGCGCGATGGTCGACGGCGGGGCGGCCGCCCTCTCGGTGCTCACCGAACCTGAGCACTTCGGCGGCAGCCCGGAGTATCTCGAACGGGTGCGCGAGGCCGTCGACGTGCCGGTGCTGCGCAAGGATTTCCTGCTGCGCGAGGCCCAGCTCGACGCCGTCGCGGCCGACGTCGTGCTGCTGATCGCGCGGTTCGTCGGCGACGATCTCGCCGACCTGCTCGCGGCGGCCCGCGATCGGGGCTTTCAGGTGCTCGTCGAGGTCCACACGCGCGAGGAACTGGAGCGAGCGGTCGACGCCGGCGCGAACTTCGTCGGAGTGAACAACCGCGACCTCGCGAAGCTGGAGGTCGATCTCGCGACGTTCGAGGACGTCGCCGCCCACGCGCGGGACAGAACCGACGCGACGCTGATCGCGGAGAGCGGCGTCTCGACGCCGGACGACGTCCGGCGGATGCGTCGGGCGGGCGCGGACGCCCTGCTGATCGGCAGCGCGATCATGGACTACGACACCGATGAGCGGAGCTCATCGAGCCCTCGCTCGGCTTCGCCTCGCGAGGACGACGGAGCGGATCCGGCCGCAACGGTTCGAGAGAACACCGAACGACTGACCACGGCGGAGTCCCAGAGAGGAGACAACGAATGA
- a CDS encoding MGMT family protein — MDADDAGIYARDSEYLDRSIQLGVASSKVLRVTFPESPDADAATDHPLLDRIDDYLTGVEEEDFADVQVALTVPTDQRKVLESVRDVPYGESVTVAAIARMTPSLNDDDEEALTLVRTALAENPAPLVIPDHRVSDGPSAAPPAVEQRLRSIEGL, encoded by the coding sequence ATGGACGCAGACGACGCCGGCATCTACGCGCGCGACTCGGAGTACCTCGACCGCTCGATCCAGCTCGGCGTCGCCAGCAGCAAGGTGCTGCGGGTGACGTTCCCCGAGTCGCCCGACGCCGACGCGGCGACCGACCATCCCCTGCTCGATCGGATCGACGACTACCTCACGGGCGTCGAGGAGGAGGACTTCGCGGACGTGCAGGTCGCGCTGACGGTGCCGACCGACCAGCGCAAAGTGCTGGAATCGGTCAGGGACGTCCCCTACGGCGAGTCGGTGACGGTGGCGGCGATCGCCCGGATGACGCCCTCGCTGAACGACGACGACGAGGAGGCCCTGACGCTCGTTCGCACCGCGCTGGCGGAGAATCCGGCGCCCCTCGTGATCCCGGACCACCGCGTCAGCGACGGGCCGAGCGCGGCGCCGCCGGCCGTCGAGCAGCGACTCCGCTCGATCGAGGGACTCTGA
- a CDS encoding CPBP family intramembrane glutamic endopeptidase: protein MTRWVAFALVALAVLAVVLTLARATQSASSVGSGEQRSPRTTADPPDHGDELREAAPERHDAGAERHDVDAERHDADAAKNRVDDLNDPDDLQSASDHRRNPRPDADLQSLSTGALLANVAVTHGALGAIVLVAAWAADVPATALGIDAAANVGWPALGVGLGLGVALYAGNELLAANLERVGVEYSEELRGALGPDSIVGWIVLLAVVLPIIAVFEELLFRAALIGALSTGFGVSPWVLAAASSLAFGFGHGIQGPSGMIVTGMLGGVLAAAFVLTGSLLTVIVAHYLINALEFVVHEGFGLEWAD, encoded by the coding sequence GTGACTCGGTGGGTAGCTTTCGCGCTGGTCGCGCTCGCCGTCCTCGCAGTAGTACTCACACTCGCACGCGCCACGCAGTCGGCGTCGAGCGTCGGCTCGGGCGAACAGCGGTCGCCGCGGACGACTGCCGACCCACCGGACCACGGCGACGAACTGCGCGAGGCCGCCCCCGAGCGACACGACGCCGGTGCCGAGCGGCACGACGTCGACGCCGAGCGCCACGACGCCGACGCGGCCAAGAACAGAGTCGATGACTTGAACGATCCCGACGACCTGCAATCGGCGTCCGACCACCGTCGGAACCCGCGGCCCGACGCCGACCTCCAATCGCTTTCGACGGGTGCCCTGCTCGCGAACGTCGCGGTGACCCACGGCGCGCTCGGCGCGATCGTGCTCGTCGCGGCGTGGGCCGCCGACGTCCCCGCGACGGCGCTCGGGATCGACGCCGCCGCCAACGTCGGCTGGCCGGCGCTCGGCGTCGGGCTGGGACTCGGCGTCGCGCTGTACGCCGGCAACGAACTGCTCGCGGCGAACCTCGAACGCGTCGGCGTCGAGTACAGCGAGGAGCTCAGGGGCGCGCTCGGGCCGGATTCCATCGTAGGCTGGATCGTCTTGTTGGCGGTCGTGCTGCCGATCATCGCCGTGTTCGAGGAGCTGCTCTTTCGCGCCGCGCTGATCGGCGCGCTGTCGACTGGCTTCGGCGTCTCGCCGTGGGTACTCGCGGCCGCCTCCTCGCTGGCCTTTGGCTTCGGCCACGGCATCCAGGGGCCCAGCGGGATGATCGTGACGGGGATGCTCGGCGGCGTCCTCGCGGCGGCGTTCGTTCTGACGGGGAGTTTGCTGACGGTGATCGTGGCTCACTACCTGATCAACGCCCTGGAGTTCGTCGTCCACGAGGGGTTCGGGCTCGAGTGGGCCGACTAG
- the lonB gene encoding ATP-dependent protease LonB, giving the protein MSNDTDTDDDPRRDGGSESPAETPASREEDAAERTGESTEPTEDASDGAPSGKAQQTGEGTDDEQTVDEHGEDAAEDTSTQSADDLDDEYGLEDDLGSEVEADIRDEFDEDDLLGGLDIDSTAEISIPDELVDHVIGQDEARDIVKKAAKQRRHVMMIGSPGTGKSMLAKAMSHLLPKEDLQDVLVYHNPDDGNEPKVRTVPAGKGEQIIDAHKEEARKRNQLRTFLMLIIVAIILGYTLITGASLLLGIIAAVAVYILFRYTQRGSDAMIPNMIVNAADQTQAPFEDATGAHAGALLGDVRHDPFQSGGMETPSHDRVEPGAIHKANKGVLFVDEINTLDIRSQQKLMTAIQEGEFSITGQSERSSGAMVQTEPVPCDFIMIAAGNRDALENMHPALRSRIKGYGYEVFMDDTIEDTPEMRRKYIRFIAQEVEKDGRLPHFTPEAAKEVVLEAKRRSGRKGHLTLLFRNLGGLVRVAGDIARAEDKEFTEREDVLQAKKRSRSIEQQLADTYIERRKDYELTVADGDVVGRVNGLAVMGEDSGIMLPVMAEVAPAQGGGQVIATGKLQEMAEESVQNVSAIIKKFSDVDLSEKDVHIQFVQAGQQGVDGDSASITVATAVISALEDIPVRQDLAMTGSLSVRGDVLPVGGVTHKIEAAAKSGIETIIIPKANEQDVMIEDEYEEMVEIVPVSNISEVLDVALAGETEKDSLVDRLKSITGQALDPQVGQAGSNPSPQ; this is encoded by the coding sequence ATGAGTAACGACACGGATACCGACGACGACCCCCGCAGGGACGGGGGAAGCGAATCGCCCGCGGAGACCCCGGCGTCCCGGGAGGAGGACGCCGCGGAGCGAACGGGCGAGTCTACGGAGCCGACGGAGGACGCGTCGGACGGCGCGCCGTCGGGGAAAGCACAGCAAACGGGGGAGGGAACGGACGACGAGCAAACGGTCGACGAGCACGGCGAGGATGCGGCGGAGGACACGTCGACCCAGTCCGCCGACGACCTCGACGACGAGTACGGCCTCGAGGACGACCTCGGCAGCGAGGTCGAAGCCGACATCCGCGACGAGTTCGACGAGGACGACCTGCTCGGGGGGCTCGACATCGACTCGACCGCCGAGATCTCGATCCCCGACGAGCTGGTCGACCACGTTATCGGCCAGGACGAGGCCCGCGACATCGTCAAGAAGGCGGCCAAGCAGCGCCGCCACGTGATGATGATCGGCTCGCCGGGGACCGGCAAGTCGATGCTGGCCAAGGCGATGAGCCACCTCCTGCCCAAGGAGGATCTCCAGGACGTTCTCGTCTACCATAACCCGGACGACGGCAACGAGCCGAAGGTCCGGACGGTTCCGGCCGGCAAGGGCGAGCAGATCATCGACGCCCACAAGGAGGAAGCGCGCAAGCGAAACCAGCTGCGCACCTTCCTGATGTTGATCATCGTCGCGATCATCCTCGGGTACACCCTCATCACGGGGGCGTCGCTCCTGCTGGGGATCATCGCCGCGGTCGCCGTCTACATCCTGTTCCGCTACACCCAGCGCGGCAGCGACGCGATGATCCCGAACATGATCGTCAACGCCGCCGATCAGACTCAGGCGCCGTTCGAGGACGCCACCGGCGCCCACGCCGGCGCGCTGCTGGGCGACGTCCGCCACGACCCGTTCCAGTCCGGCGGGATGGAGACCCCTAGCCACGACCGCGTCGAACCGGGGGCGATCCACAAGGCCAACAAGGGCGTGCTGTTCGTCGACGAGATCAACACGCTCGACATCCGCAGCCAGCAGAAGCTGATGACGGCCATCCAGGAGGGCGAGTTCTCGATCACGGGCCAGTCCGAGCGCTCCTCGGGCGCGATGGTCCAGACCGAGCCCGTCCCCTGCGACTTCATCATGATCGCCGCGGGGAACCGCGACGCGCTGGAGAACATGCACCCGGCGCTGCGCTCCCGGATCAAGGGGTACGGCTACGAGGTGTTCATGGACGACACCATCGAGGACACCCCCGAGATGCGCCGGAAGTACATCCGGTTCATCGCCCAGGAGGTCGAGAAGGACGGCCGCCTGCCCCACTTCACGCCCGAAGCGGCGAAGGAAGTGGTGCTGGAAGCCAAGCGCCGGTCGGGCCGGAAGGGCCACCTGACGCTGCTGTTCCGTAACCTGGGCGGGCTGGTCCGCGTCGCGGGCGACATCGCCCGCGCCGAGGACAAGGAGTTCACCGAGCGCGAGGACGTGCTGCAGGCCAAGAAGCGCTCGCGCTCGATCGAGCAGCAGCTCGCCGACACCTACATCGAGCGCCGCAAGGACTACGAGCTCACGGTCGCCGACGGCGACGTCGTCGGCCGCGTCAACGGCCTCGCCGTGATGGGCGAGGACTCGGGCATCATGCTTCCCGTCATGGCGGAGGTCGCGCCCGCGCAGGGCGGCGGCCAGGTGATCGCCACCGGGAAGCTCCAGGAGATGGCCGAGGAGTCGGTCCAGAACGTCTCCGCGATCATCAAGAAGTTCTCGGACGTCGACCTCTCCGAGAAGGACGTCCACATCCAGTTCGTCCAGGCGGGCCAGCAGGGCGTCGACGGCGACTCGGCGTCGATCACGGTCGCCACCGCCGTCATCTCGGCGCTGGAAGACATCCCGGTGCGCCAGGACCTGGCGATGACCGGCTCGCTGTCGGTGCGGGGCGACGTGCTGCCCGTCGGCGGCGTCACCCACAAGATCGAGGCCGCCGCGAAGTCCGGCATCGAGACGATCATCATCCCGAAGGCCAACGAGCAGGACGTGATGATCGAGGACGAGTACGAGGAGATGGTCGAGATCGTCCCGGTCAGCAACATCAGCGAGGTGCTCGACGTGGCGCTGGCCGGCGAGACCGAGAAGGACAGTCTCGTCGACCGGCTCAAGAGCATCACCGGCCAGGCGCTGGATCCCCAGGTCGGCCAGGCCGGCTCGAACCCGAGCCCGCAGTAG
- a CDS encoding nicotinamide-nucleotide adenylyltransferase, with protein sequence MTRGCYIGRFQPFHNGHLSMVEAIVEDDHVDELVLGIGSADASHTRHDPFTAGERIMMLTKSLVDLDLVTYAVPIEDLDRNSVWVSHVQSMSPDFDVAYSNNPLVIQLFEEAGVEVRQSPMFNREVLEGSEVRERMIKDGNWESLVPDPVVDTIEEIDGIERIQRVSETDSNGI encoded by the coding sequence ATGACCCGCGGGTGCTACATCGGCCGGTTCCAGCCGTTTCACAACGGCCATCTCAGCATGGTCGAGGCGATCGTCGAGGACGACCACGTCGACGAGCTCGTGCTCGGCATCGGGAGCGCCGACGCCTCCCACACGAGACACGACCCGTTCACGGCCGGCGAGCGCATCATGATGCTCACGAAGTCGCTCGTCGACCTCGACCTCGTGACGTACGCGGTGCCGATCGAGGACCTCGATCGCAACTCCGTCTGGGTGAGCCACGTCCAGAGCATGAGCCCCGATTTCGACGTCGCGTACTCGAACAATCCCCTCGTCATCCAGCTGTTCGAGGAGGCCGGCGTCGAGGTGCGCCAGTCGCCGATGTTCAACCGCGAGGTGCTGGAGGGCTCGGAGGTCCGCGAGCGCATGATCAAGGACGGCAACTGGGAGTCGCTGGTGCCCGATCCGGTCGTCGACACGATCGAGGAGATCGACGGCATCGAGCGCATCCAGCGCGTCAGCGAGACCGACAGCAACGGCATCTGA
- a CDS encoding SAM hydrolase/SAM-dependent halogenase family protein: MITLSSDFGSPYPAAMKGVVLQRTDARLVDVSHTFPRQDVRAAAFWLREILPYFPPATHLVVVDPGVGTDRAAIAVEAGEHVLVGPDNGVLLPAARELAGAADDADAEAATSAEADAIRVHEIGYEDAASSTFHGRDVFAPAAAAVHESWAADRTVPDAVDGLGAVTPTDEFVDLELPEPAIEGDAVRCEVLVVDDFGNAITNVPGYVLESLDEVRVDGRAVPAVETFAEVPEGQWLATVGSHGNVELDVNRGRGDEAFGVEAGDSVRLEL, encoded by the coding sequence ATGATCACGCTCTCCTCCGATTTCGGCTCGCCGTACCCCGCCGCGATGAAAGGCGTCGTCCTGCAGCGCACCGACGCCCGCCTCGTCGACGTGAGCCATACGTTCCCCCGCCAGGACGTCCGCGCCGCCGCGTTCTGGCTCCGCGAAATTCTCCCGTACTTCCCGCCCGCGACACACCTGGTCGTCGTCGACCCCGGCGTCGGCACGGATCGGGCCGCGATCGCCGTCGAAGCCGGCGAGCACGTCCTCGTCGGCCCCGACAACGGCGTCCTGCTGCCGGCCGCCAGAGAACTGGCTGGCGCTGCGGACGACGCCGACGCCGAGGCGGCGACGAGCGCCGAGGCCGACGCGATCCGCGTCCACGAGATCGGCTACGAGGACGCCGCATCGAGCACGTTCCACGGCCGCGACGTGTTCGCGCCGGCGGCCGCCGCCGTCCACGAGTCGTGGGCCGCTGACCGCACCGTTCCGGACGCCGTCGACGGGCTGGGCGCCGTGACGCCGACCGACGAGTTCGTCGACCTCGAACTCCCCGAGCCGGCGATCGAAGGCGACGCGGTCCGGTGCGAGGTGCTGGTCGTCGACGACTTCGGCAACGCGATCACGAACGTGCCGGGCTACGTGCTGGAGAGCCTCGACGAAGTTCGCGTCGACGGGCGGGCGGTGCCCGCCGTCGAGACGTTCGCCGAGGTGCCGGAAGGCCAGTGGCTCGCGACCGTCGGCAGCCACGGCAACGTCGAACTCGACGTCAATCGCGGCCGAGGCGACGAGGCGTTCGGCGTCGAAGCGGGCGATTCGGTGCGGTTAGAACTCTGA
- a CDS encoding sodium:solute symporter family transporter has product MVTSALALGVTAVTLAAVTALGLLYSRGRVDTVEDYVSARNSIGTGASTATLVASSMGAWILLSPAEAGAAFGGLPAVLGYTIGSAIPLLLLVPVGVRIRRLMPEGHSLTEYALVRFGPRMYAYVLVVSMLYMFVFLAAEMTGIAGALAMLAGVPLWQTAALIGGFVLVYTAYGGLVATIVTDTVQTLVILPLLAVGFAGALFALGGTGEVHADIASANAHLLDPGYAAGVEFGIYVAFAVLGAGMLNQGRWQRVYAAKDDATLRRSLVAAAAMSVPLILLSGLFGVAAAGLGLIGDGNASVAFFVLVAESFPEWVALVVVVLAVLLVASSADTMFNAIASLVTADLARLIDADAATLSRTGRALTVVVAAGAIAIGSQGYSVLSLFLTADLLAAATFIPFIAGLYSSRLTETGALASSLASLAVGVAFFPTLRGPLATIPGLGGALPAPSFMHAFVGATAVSALLTLVAARVADADFDHAGLAREIREIEQPMTDGGRDADEESDANRGATPDADAAASEVNR; this is encoded by the coding sequence ATGGTAACGAGTGCCCTCGCGCTCGGCGTCACCGCCGTCACGCTCGCCGCGGTGACGGCGCTGGGCCTGCTGTACTCGCGCGGTCGGGTCGACACCGTCGAGGACTACGTCTCGGCGCGCAACTCGATCGGCACCGGCGCGTCGACGGCGACGCTCGTCGCCTCGTCGATGGGCGCGTGGATCCTGCTGAGTCCCGCCGAGGCCGGCGCCGCGTTCGGCGGCCTGCCAGCGGTACTCGGCTACACGATCGGGAGCGCGATCCCGCTGCTCCTGCTCGTCCCGGTCGGCGTCCGCATCCGGCGGCTGATGCCCGAGGGTCACTCGCTCACCGAGTACGCCCTCGTCAGGTTCGGTCCGCGGATGTACGCGTACGTGCTGGTCGTCTCGATGCTCTACATGTTCGTGTTCCTCGCCGCGGAGATGACCGGTATCGCCGGCGCGCTGGCGATGCTCGCAGGGGTTCCGCTCTGGCAGACCGCCGCGCTGATCGGCGGGTTCGTGCTCGTCTACACCGCCTACGGCGGCCTCGTGGCGACGATCGTCACCGACACCGTCCAGACGCTCGTGATCCTCCCGCTGCTCGCGGTCGGCTTCGCGGGCGCGCTGTTCGCGCTCGGCGGCACCGGCGAGGTCCACGCCGACATCGCGAGCGCGAACGCCCACCTGCTCGATCCCGGCTACGCGGCCGGCGTCGAGTTCGGGATCTACGTCGCGTTCGCGGTGCTCGGCGCGGGGATGCTCAACCAGGGTCGGTGGCAGCGCGTCTACGCCGCGAAGGACGACGCGACGCTCCGGCGCTCGCTGGTCGCCGCCGCGGCGATGAGCGTTCCGCTGATCCTGCTGTCGGGACTGTTCGGCGTCGCCGCGGCGGGACTCGGTTTGATCGGGGACGGCAACGCCAGCGTCGCCTTCTTCGTGCTGGTCGCCGAGTCGTTCCCCGAGTGGGTCGCGCTGGTGGTCGTGGTGCTGGCCGTCCTCCTGGTCGCCAGTTCGGCGGACACGATGTTCAACGCCATCGCGAGCCTCGTCACGGCGGACCTCGCTCGCCTGATCGATGCGGACGCCGCGACGCTCTCGCGGACCGGCCGGGCGCTGACCGTCGTCGTCGCGGCGGGCGCGATCGCGATCGGATCGCAGGGGTACAGCGTCCTCTCGCTGTTTCTGACCGCCGACCTGCTGGCGGCGGCGACGTTTATCCCGTTCATCGCAGGACTGTACTCCAGCCGGCTGACCGAAACCGGCGCGCTCGCCAGTTCGCTCGCGAGCCTCGCCGTCGGCGTCGCGTTCTTCCCGACGCTGCGCGGGCCGCTCGCGACGATTCCGGGGCTCGGCGGAGCGCTGCCCGCACCGTCGTTCATGCACGCGTTTGTGGGTGCGACAGCCGTCTCGGCGCTGCTGACGCTCGTCGCCGCGCGGGTCGCCGACGCCGACTTCGATCACGCGGGCCTGGCTCGCGAGATTCGCGAGATCGAGCAGCCGATGACCGACGGCGGGCGGGACGCCGACGAAGAGTCTGACGCGAACCGCGGGGCGACGCCTGACGCCGACGCCGCCGCGTCGGAGGTGAACCGATGA
- the tenA gene encoding thiaminase II, whose protein sequence is MAFSDQLLDEGEQIWQAQYEHPFVRELAEGTLDPAAFETWVRQDYRYLLDYARTYAIAGTKARDEATMAYLLGVADRILNDEMDLHREFAAEYGLTPADLEATAKAPTCVAYTNFLVRTAHEGSLAEIAAAIYPCAQGYLDVAERMAEIQGDAEHRYTPFIEKYTSDEFRAAVDRAREFVDRCGEEFPGERDAMREAFLTSARLEHDFWEMAYTCEGWDV, encoded by the coding sequence ATGGCGTTCAGCGACCAACTGCTCGACGAGGGCGAACAGATCTGGCAAGCGCAGTACGAACACCCCTTCGTGCGGGAACTCGCCGAGGGAACGCTCGATCCGGCGGCGTTCGAGACGTGGGTCCGGCAGGACTACCGCTACCTGCTCGACTACGCGCGAACGTACGCCATCGCCGGGACGAAGGCCCGCGACGAGGCGACGATGGCGTACCTGCTCGGCGTCGCCGACCGAATTCTGAACGACGAGATGGACCTGCACCGCGAGTTCGCCGCCGAGTACGGCCTGACGCCAGCGGATCTCGAAGCCACGGCCAAGGCGCCGACCTGCGTCGCCTACACGAATTTCCTCGTCCGAACCGCCCACGAGGGCTCGCTGGCCGAGATCGCCGCGGCGATCTACCCCTGCGCGCAGGGGTATCTCGACGTCGCAGAGCGGATGGCCGAGATCCAGGGCGACGCCGAGCACCGGTACACGCCGTTCATCGAGAAGTACACGAGCGACGAGTTCCGCGCGGCCGTCGACCGTGCTCGGGAGTTCGTCGATCGCTGCGGCGAGGAGTTCCCCGGCGAGCGCGACGCCATGCGCGAGGCGTTCCTGACGAGCGCGCGCCTGGAGCACGACTTCTGGGAGATGGCGTACACCTGCGAAGGGTGGGACGTCTGA
- a CDS encoding GNAT family N-acetyltransferase translates to MIVRRLREDDLTELVEDVWHPFAREMAELDSYNALVPRYEELTDEARSEAVAYRREQYQDDDHAIFLADWDGEIAGYAHVKDSETPKVFARGAEANISEVYVAPDHRGNGIAGEQMDRAEKWADDRDYEYVTLSVNADNETARQVYESRGYEPRRHKMDKRL, encoded by the coding sequence ATGATCGTTCGCCGCCTCCGTGAGGACGATCTCACCGAACTCGTCGAGGATGTCTGGCACCCCTTCGCCAGGGAGATGGCGGAGCTGGACTCGTACAACGCTCTCGTTCCCCGGTACGAGGAGCTGACCGACGAGGCTCGCTCGGAGGCCGTTGCGTACCGACGGGAGCAGTATCAGGACGACGACCACGCGATATTCCTCGCGGATTGGGACGGGGAAATCGCGGGGTACGCCCACGTCAAGGACAGCGAGACGCCGAAGGTGTTCGCGCGCGGTGCGGAAGCGAATATCAGCGAAGTGTACGTCGCGCCGGATCATCGAGGGAACGGAATCGCGGGCGAACAGATGGATCGCGCCGAAAAGTGGGCTGACGACCGCGACTACGAGTACGTCACGCTCTCGGTGAACGCCGACAACGAGACCGCGAGGCAGGTCTACGAGTCGCGGGGCTACGAGCCCCGGCGGCACAAGATGGACAAACGGCTATAG
- the thsA gene encoding thermosome subunit alpha — protein MGGQPLFILSEDSQRTSGKDAQDSNISAGKAVSEAVRTTLGPRGMDKMLVSDSGDVVITNDGATILQEMDIEHPAADMIVEVAETQENEVGDGTTTAAILAGQLLAQAEDLFDDDVHATTVVEGYHEAAEIAHDAVDELALEGDVDEELLLAVAESSMTGKGTGGVTAESLARTVVDAVEQVRGDAGVNRDNISIQTQVGASSGATELVEGILVDEEPVNEQMPGDVEDASIALLDVELGVRTGDVDAEYSVDSVDQLTAAMDAEEEEIKGVAQTVADSGADVVFATDDVDGRVASTLADEGVLVFENLSDDDVRGIASATGARRVGALEDLEDEDFGSAERVRTEKYGDEELVFVEGGAAAESVTLFVRGGTEHVVDELERAVRDALDVVTAALDSGGVVPGAGAAEIAIADRVRAESAGVSGRKQLAVEAFADAIDAVPRTLAANAGLDPIDALVDLRSEHEAEGRAGLIVDGQTREVGDPVEHGTVDPAAVKHEAVESATEAATLIARIDDVIAAE, from the coding sequence ATGGGCGGACAGCCGCTCTTCATTCTGAGCGAGGACAGTCAGCGAACGTCGGGCAAGGACGCCCAGGACTCGAACATCTCGGCCGGGAAGGCCGTCAGCGAGGCCGTACGCACCACACTGGGCCCCCGCGGGATGGACAAGATGCTGGTGTCGGACTCGGGCGACGTCGTGATCACGAACGACGGCGCGACGATCCTCCAGGAGATGGACATCGAGCACCCCGCGGCCGACATGATCGTCGAGGTCGCCGAGACCCAGGAGAACGAGGTCGGCGACGGCACGACGACCGCGGCGATCCTCGCGGGCCAGCTGCTCGCCCAGGCCGAGGACCTGTTCGACGACGACGTCCACGCGACGACCGTCGTCGAGGGGTACCACGAGGCCGCCGAGATCGCCCACGACGCCGTCGACGAACTCGCGCTGGAGGGCGACGTCGACGAGGAACTGCTGCTCGCGGTCGCCGAGTCCAGCATGACCGGCAAGGGTACCGGCGGCGTCACCGCGGAGTCGCTCGCCCGGACGGTCGTCGACGCCGTCGAGCAGGTCCGCGGCGACGCGGGCGTGAACCGCGACAACATCTCGATCCAGACGCAGGTCGGCGCCAGCTCCGGCGCGACCGAGCTCGTCGAGGGCATCCTCGTCGACGAGGAACCCGTCAACGAGCAGATGCCCGGCGACGTCGAGGACGCCTCGATCGCCCTGCTCGACGTCGAGCTCGGCGTGCGCACCGGCGACGTCGACGCCGAGTACAGCGTCGACAGCGTCGACCAGCTCACCGCCGCGATGGACGCCGAAGAGGAGGAAATCAAGGGAGTCGCTCAGACCGTCGCCGACTCGGGCGCCGACGTCGTGTTCGCTACAGACGACGTCGACGGCCGGGTCGCCTCCACGCTCGCCGACGAGGGCGTGCTCGTCTTCGAGAACCTTTCGGACGACGACGTTCGCGGCATCGCGAGCGCAACGGGCGCTCGCCGCGTCGGCGCGCTCGAGGATCTGGAAGACGAGGACTTCGGCAGCGCCGAGCGCGTCCGCACGGAGAAGTACGGCGACGAGGAGCTCGTGTTCGTCGAGGGCGGCGCCGCCGCCGAGTCGGTCACCCTGTTCGTCCGCGGCGGCACCGAGCACGTCGTCGACGAGCTCGAACGCGCCGTCCGCGACGCGCTCGACGTCGTCACCGCGGCGCTCGATTCCGGCGGCGTGGTCCCCGGGGCCGGCGCCGCGGAGATCGCCATCGCCGACCGCGTCCGCGCCGAGTCCGCGGGCGTCTCCGGCCGCAAGCAGCTCGCCGTCGAGGCGTTCGCGGACGCGATCGACGCCGTCCCGCGCACGCTCGCCGCCAACGCCGGGCTCGATCCGATCGACGCGCTGGTCGACCTGCGCTCCGAGCACGAAGCCGAAGGCCGCGCGGGCCTGATCGTCGACGGCCAGACCCGCGAGGTCGGCGACCCCGTCGAGCACGGCACGGTCGACCCCGCCGCCGTCAAGCACGAGGCCGTCGAGTCCGCGACCGAGGCCGCGACGCTGATCGCCCGGATCGACGACGTGATCGCGGCGGAATAA